In Rattus rattus isolate New Zealand chromosome 9, Rrattus_CSIRO_v1, whole genome shotgun sequence, a genomic segment contains:
- the Akap1 gene encoding A-kinase anchor protein 1, mitochondrial — translation MAIQFRSLFPLALPGMLALLGWWWFFSRKKDRLSRNGKQVGTLKVGSAIEDRLPTEEACPGVLSVTPSVTQPPGKEEQRSVDRPLTDLPALLRTRQVRRRSESSGNLPSIVDTRLQPGQCRDENSKVVLSLMGDEAKSIPLGCPLLPQDLSFPYEAVEGCKQESALGKTPGRGWLSQCAASGEKVRETGGAEGTGDAVLGENVLEEGLLPQECVSEVEKSEFPILAPGGGGGEKVRSDPPQVDELLKKEEYIVGKLPSSFVGPVHSELVKDEGALVPQVKGSQDRSLARELDKDKTLPEKDQIEQTAFQIISQVILEATEEIRATTVGKTVAQVHPAPATQPQGQEESCVPASQETSLGQEIPDPAPTRTGAAASPSAGAPPPKTYVSCLSSPLSGPTKDQKPKNSAHHISLAPCPPPVTPQRQSLDGASNPRGDDTFVTCTSNNSQSVLSVTSLGLCSDPVSTSRLEDSCTETISSSGDKAVTPPLPDSTEPFSNGVLKEELSDLGTEDGWTMDTEADHSGGSDGNSMDSVDSCCGPTKPDSPQTVQAGSNPKKVDLIIWEIEVPKHLVGRLIGKQGRYVSFLKQTSGAKIYISTLPYTQNIQICHIEGSQHHVDKALNLIGKKFKELNLTNIYAPPLPSLALPSLPMTSWLMLPDGITVEVIVVNQVNAGHLFVQQHTHPTFHALRSLDQQMYLCYSQPGIPTLPTPVEITVICAAPGADGAWWRAQVVASYEETNEVEIRYVDYGGYKRVKVDVLRQIRSDFVTLPFQGAEVLLDSVVPLSDDDHFSPEADAAMSEMTGNTALLAQVTSYSATGLPLIQLWSVVGDEVVLINRSLVERGLAQWVDSCYASL, via the exons ATGGCAATCCAGTTCCGCTCACTCTTCCCCTTGGCCTTGCCTGGAATGCTAGCACTCCTTGGCTGGTGGTGGTTTTTCTCTCGTAAAAAAGATCGGCTCAGCAGGAATGGCAAGCAGGTGGGGACATTGAAGGTTGGCTCTGCCATCGAGGACCGACTGCCCACTGAAGAGGCCTGTCCTGGAGTCCTGTCTGTGACCCCCAGTGTCACACAGCCTCCTGGAAAGGAAGAGCAGCGCTCTGTGGACAGGCCTCTTACAGATCTCCCAGCCTTGCTAAGGACCCGTCAAGTTCGCCGAAGATCAGAGTCCTCAGGCAACCTCCCGAGCATTGTAGACACAAGGTTGCAGCCAGGACAGTGCAGAGATGAGAATTCAAAAGTGGTACTCTCCCTGATGGGGGACGAAGCCAAatctattcctcttggatgtCCGCTTCTCCCACAGGATTTGTCCTTCCCCTATGAAGCAGTGGAAGGGTGTAAGCAAGAGTCTGCCCTGGGCAAAACTCCTGGAAGAGGCTGGCTAAGCCAGTGTGCAGCCTctggagagaaagtgagagagacgGGTGGGGCGGAGGGGACTGGAGATGCTGTGTTGGGGGAAAATGTACTTGAGGAAGGCCTATTGCCCCAGGAGTGTGTTTCAGAAGTAGAGAAGAGTGAGTTTCCGATCCTAGCTCCCGGGGGAGGCGGGGGAGAGAAGGTGAGAAGTGACCCACCACAGGTAGATgagcttttaaagaaggaagaatatATTGTTGGGAAGTTGCCAAGTAGCTTTGTGGGGCCAGTTCACTCGGAGCTGGTTAAGGATGAGGGTGCGCTCGTACCCCAAGTCAAAGGTAGCCAGGACAGAAGCCTGGCTAGAGAACTGGACAAAGACAAGACCTTGCCTGAAAAGGACCAGATTGAGCAGACCGCCTTTCAGATCATCTCCCAGGTGATCTTGGAAGCGACTGAAGAGATACGGGCCACCACAGTGGGCAAGACTGTGGCACAAGTGCATCCAGCCCCGGCCACTCAGCctcaggggcaggaggagagctGTGTCCCAGCCAGCCAGGAAACTAGCTTGGGACAAGAAATCCCAGATCCTGCTCCCACCAGAACAGGTGCCGCTGCCAGCCCTTCAGCAGGAGCCCCCCCACCAAAGACCTATGTGAGCTGTCTCAGCAGTCCTCTGTCAGGCCCCACCAAGGACCAGAAGCCAAAGAACTCTGCACACCATATCTCCCTGGCTCCCTGCCCGCCGCCAGTTACCCCccagaggcagtctctggatggggCAAGTAACCCGAGAGGTGATGACACCTTTGTCACCTGTACGTCCAACAACAGCCAGAGTGTCCTTTCAGTTACCTCCTTGGGGCTGTGCTCAGACCCTGTCAGTACTTCGAGGCTTGAAGACTCTTGCACAGAGACCATCTCAAGCTCCGGAGACAAAGCTGTCACCCCACCACTGCCAGACAGTACTGAGCCCTTCAGCAATGGGGTGCTGAAGGAGGAGTTGTCAGACTTGGGGACCGAGGATGGATGGACCATGGATACAGAAGCAGATCATTCAGGAG GTTCTGACGGGAACAGTATGGATTCAGTGGATAGCTGTTGTGGGCCTACGAAACCTGATAGCCCCCAGACTGTCCAGGCAGGCTCCAACCCTAAGAAGGTTGACCTCATCATCTGGGAGATCGAGGTGCCAAAG CATTTAGTTGGTCGACTGATTGGCAAGCAGGGACGGTATGTGAGTTTTCTGAAGCAGACGTCTGGTGCCAAGATCTACATCTCCACCCTGCCTTACACACAGAACATCCAGATCTGCCACATAGAAG GCTCTCAGCATCATGTGGACAAAGCTCTGAACTTGATTGGGAAGAAGTTTAAGGAGCTGAACCTCACCAATATCTATGCGCCACCGCTGCCTTCTCTGGCACTGCCTTCCCTGCCGATGACGTCGTGG ctcaTGCTGCCTGATGGTATCACTGTGGAAGTCATCGTGGTCAACCAGGTCAATGCTGGGCACCTATTTGtacagcaacacacacaccccaccttcCACGCACTGCGCAGTCTGGACCAGCAGATGTACCTCTGTTACTCTCAGCCTGGAATCCCCACCTTGCCCACCCCAGTGGAAA TAACGGTTATCTGCGCTGCCCCTGGTGCGGACGGGGCCTGGTGGCGAGCCCAAGTAGTGGCCTCCTATGAGGAGACCAATGAGGTGGAGATTCGCTACGTGGACTATGGTGGATATAAGAGGGTGAAAGTCGACGTGCTCCGGCAAATTAG GTCTGACTTTGTGACCCTGCCATTCCAAGGAGCAGAAGTCCTTCTGGACAGTGTGGTTCCGCTGTCAG atGATGATCACTTTTCACCCGAGGCAGACGCAGCCATGAGTGAGATGACAGGCAATACAGCACTGCTGGcccag GTGACAAGCTACAGTGCAACTGGCCTTCCTCTGATTCAGCTATGGAGTGTGGTTGGAGATGAA GTGGTGTTGATAAACCGGTCGCTGGTGGAGCGGGGCCTGGCACAGTGGGTAGACAGCTGCTATGCCAGCCTTTGA